The Stratiformator vulcanicus genome has a segment encoding these proteins:
- a CDS encoding nitroreductase family protein, translating into MAELPDPLELRTADHPIEALLLKRWSPRAMDGGVVTDEHLASLFEAARWAPSTYNEQEWRFLYARRDSEHWKTFFGLLMEANQAWCDNASDLIVLLSKKTFAKNGKPNPVHTLDAGAAMQNLLLQAASMNLVAHAMAGFDRGKARAQLSIPDDYEVEAMIAIGRPGDPDDLPTELQEREEPSGRNPIGDFVLAGPFAFDT; encoded by the coding sequence ATGGCTGAATTGCCCGATCCGCTCGAGTTGAGAACCGCGGATCACCCCATCGAAGCACTGCTGCTCAAGCGTTGGTCTCCGCGAGCCATGGACGGCGGCGTCGTCACGGACGAGCACCTCGCGTCGCTGTTCGAGGCAGCCCGTTGGGCGCCCTCGACCTATAACGAGCAGGAGTGGCGATTCCTTTACGCCAGACGTGACTCCGAGCACTGGAAGACCTTCTTCGGCTTGTTGATGGAAGCCAACCAGGCTTGGTGCGACAACGCGTCGGACTTAATTGTGCTCTTATCAAAGAAGACCTTCGCCAAGAACGGGAAACCCAATCCGGTCCATACGCTCGATGCGGGAGCAGCGATGCAGAATCTTCTGCTGCAGGCCGCCTCGATGAATCTCGTCGCACATGCGATGGCCGGATTCGATCGAGGGAAAGCCCGAGCCCAACTCAGTATTCCCGACGACTACGAGGTTGAAGCAATGATCGCGATCGGTCGACCGGGTGACCCGGACGATTTACCGACCGAGTTGCAGGAACGAGAAGAACCTTCCGGACGAAACCCGATCGGCGACTTCGTTCTGGCCGGCCCGTTTGCCTTCGACACCTAG
- the hslU gene encoding ATP-dependent protease ATPase subunit HslU — MPQDLISESDLTPRQIVAELDRHIVGQQDAKRSVAIALRNRRRWAKLPAEMRREIGPKNILMIGPTGVGKTEITRRLARIIGAPFVKVEATKYTEVGYYGRDVESMIRDLVDAAVNLVVRSKRVEVEDEARLRAEDRLLDLLLPGMEPRPLSASDDDVEQEPTSSDDVPPKHRTREKFREMLRNGELDQRKVEISIRQKGSPVQVLSNAGMDQMELQNLFEQLMPKKSKRREVEVKNAKEILFEEELDALTDTDAVHEEAVKLAESSGIVFVDEIDKVATGSDGGRSGSDVSRQGVQRDLLPIVEGTTVQTRYGSLKTDDILFIAAGAFHQSKPADLMPELQGRFPIRVELADLTRDDFLRILTVPRNSLTRQYAALLEIDGVELEFTDDGLEELASIAHRVNQSTQNIGARRLHTVMERLLEQVSFDAPEEAGATKVDVDYVRQRLAPVLEDEDLTKFIL; from the coding sequence ATGCCGCAAGATTTAATTTCTGAATCCGACCTGACTCCCCGCCAAATTGTCGCCGAGTTGGATCGCCACATCGTCGGTCAGCAAGATGCAAAGCGGAGTGTCGCGATCGCGCTGCGCAATCGCCGGCGCTGGGCGAAGCTCCCGGCGGAAATGCGGCGGGAAATCGGCCCGAAGAACATTCTGATGATCGGCCCGACGGGTGTCGGCAAGACCGAAATCACCCGTCGGCTGGCGCGGATTATCGGTGCGCCGTTCGTGAAGGTCGAAGCGACCAAATACACGGAAGTCGGTTACTACGGACGCGACGTCGAAAGCATGATTCGCGATCTCGTGGACGCGGCCGTCAACCTAGTGGTCCGCAGTAAACGAGTTGAAGTTGAAGACGAGGCCCGCTTGAGAGCCGAAGATCGCCTGCTCGATCTCCTCCTGCCCGGGATGGAGCCACGCCCACTTTCGGCATCGGACGACGACGTCGAGCAGGAGCCGACATCGTCCGATGATGTACCTCCGAAGCACAGGACCCGAGAAAAGTTTCGGGAGATGCTTCGCAACGGCGAATTGGATCAACGCAAGGTCGAGATCTCGATCCGGCAAAAAGGCTCGCCCGTGCAGGTACTCTCGAACGCCGGCATGGATCAGATGGAGTTGCAGAATCTGTTCGAGCAACTGATGCCGAAGAAATCGAAGCGCCGGGAAGTCGAAGTCAAAAACGCCAAGGAGATTCTTTTCGAAGAAGAACTGGACGCGCTGACCGATACCGACGCAGTTCACGAAGAGGCGGTGAAGCTCGCCGAGTCGAGTGGAATCGTATTTGTGGACGAGATCGATAAGGTCGCCACCGGCAGTGACGGCGGACGCAGTGGATCAGACGTCTCCCGGCAGGGCGTGCAGCGAGATTTGCTGCCGATCGTCGAAGGGACCACCGTGCAGACCCGCTACGGCTCGCTGAAAACGGATGACATTCTCTTCATCGCCGCGGGAGCGTTTCATCAATCGAAACCGGCCGATCTGATGCCGGAATTGCAGGGGCGATTTCCGATTCGTGTCGAACTCGCAGACCTGACACGGGACGACTTTCTGCGTATCCTCACCGTTCCCCGCAACTCTCTCACGCGGCAATACGCGGCGTTGTTGGAGATCGATGGCGTGGAGCTTGAGTTCACCGACGACGGGCTGGAAGAATTGGCGTCGATCGCGCATCGCGTGAACCAGTCGACGCAGAACATCGGAGCGCGACGGCTTCACACCGTAATGGAGCGGTTGCTTGAGCAAGTCAGTTTCGACGCACCGGAGGAAGCTGGAGCAACAAAGGTCGATGTCGATTATGTGCGTCAGCGACTCGCCCCGGTGTTGGAGGATGAAGACCTGACCAAGTTTATTTTGTAG
- a CDS encoding type II toxin-antitoxin system RelE/ParE family toxin — translation MRYRVKLSQRAERQLLEAVEWYEVNAPQFSESWYRSILQSIATLETDPHRLPHAREDHHLQMELRELHFGYRKRMTHRILFVVRDDEVLIRSI, via the coding sequence ATGAGGTATCGGGTCAAGCTTTCTCAGCGGGCCGAACGTCAATTGCTTGAGGCCGTCGAATGGTACGAAGTCAATGCTCCGCAGTTCTCAGAGTCCTGGTACCGTTCGATACTGCAATCGATTGCGACGTTGGAGACCGACCCGCACCGCCTTCCACATGCGCGTGAAGATCATCACCTGCAAATGGAACTGCGGGAACTTCACTTTGGTTACCGGAAACGGATGACGCACCGGATCCTGTTTGTCGTCCGTGACGACGAGGTTCTGATTCGTTCAATCTGA
- the hslV gene encoding ATP-dependent protease subunit HslV has protein sequence MKSSDCSRRERAGWHSTTILTVRRGDHVALGGDGQVTFNNTVLKSDTRKIRPMLDGKVLVGFAGSTADAFALLERFESKAKDFPGNIVRAATELARDWRTDRALRKLEAMMVVVNPEVTLLLSGTGDVVQPTDGIIGIGSGGSYATAAARALMRNTELSPAEVVRQSLGIAAEIDVYTNENILVEELGASADAAV, from the coding sequence ATGAAAAGCTCTGATTGCTCCCGACGCGAACGTGCGGGTTGGCACTCGACGACCATTCTGACGGTGCGTCGCGGTGATCACGTGGCTCTCGGGGGAGACGGCCAGGTGACATTCAACAACACGGTCCTGAAGTCGGACACGCGAAAGATTCGCCCGATGCTCGACGGGAAGGTCCTCGTCGGGTTTGCGGGATCGACGGCGGACGCGTTCGCACTTCTCGAACGATTCGAATCGAAGGCGAAAGACTTTCCCGGCAACATTGTGCGGGCCGCGACGGAGCTGGCCCGCGACTGGCGAACCGACCGAGCGCTACGGAAGCTCGAAGCGATGATGGTCGTCGTCAACCCGGAGGTCACGCTGCTCCTTTCGGGAACCGGCGATGTCGTTCAGCCGACTGACGGAATCATTGGCATCGGCTCGGGCGGCTCTTACGCGACGGCAGCCGCACGGGCTCTGATGCGAAACACCGAATTATCGCCGGCCGAGGTCGTCCGGCAGTCGCTGGGGATTGCCGCGGAGATCGACGTGTATACTAATGAGAACATTCTGGTCGAGGAATTGGGCGCTTCCGCTGATGCGGCTGTGTAG
- a CDS encoding FliM/FliN family flagellar motor switch protein: MSDSPEAPDRDADAIVAACRANITVIAESLNQCFDEEWALEVSETASFTEGAEANIPAEAGLVVTIDLSDETVVALVPASLPLPDWLSDPDESQSARLQTLAMEWSLNLLPKDAEAEASQAESVEDLRAAVNERAGEATIIPLNIEGNESSIAILYPCSKSSTPSSDGDDETTEDSETAPVENHDQSAEVEASSSDDPDPDDQAASDPDEQQSEPPKTPEQLAGELRAKRLRKLPVQVIVRLAEKKIDLRQLLALSPGSLIMFNKSCEDLLDLYVNNQRYCRGEAVKIGEKFGLKVDEVGIVEKRQQKVL; encoded by the coding sequence ATGTCCGATTCGCCCGAAGCCCCCGACCGAGACGCCGACGCCATCGTTGCGGCGTGCCGGGCGAACATCACTGTCATTGCCGAATCGCTCAACCAGTGCTTTGACGAGGAATGGGCTCTCGAAGTATCCGAGACAGCGAGTTTTACGGAAGGCGCGGAAGCGAACATCCCGGCGGAGGCCGGGTTAGTGGTCACGATCGATCTGTCGGACGAGACCGTCGTCGCTTTGGTGCCCGCTTCGCTGCCGCTGCCAGACTGGCTGAGCGATCCGGATGAGAGCCAGTCGGCTCGTCTCCAGACGCTGGCGATGGAGTGGTCGCTCAACCTGCTTCCGAAGGACGCCGAAGCTGAGGCGTCTCAGGCTGAGTCTGTTGAAGACTTGAGGGCCGCGGTCAATGAACGGGCGGGCGAGGCCACGATTATTCCGCTGAACATCGAGGGGAATGAGTCGTCGATCGCCATTCTCTACCCGTGCTCGAAGAGCAGCACGCCGTCGTCAGACGGGGACGACGAGACGACGGAAGACTCGGAAACCGCCCCGGTGGAAAACCATGACCAATCGGCCGAGGTGGAGGCATCGAGCAGCGATGATCCGGACCCCGACGATCAAGCGGCATCTGATCCCGACGAACAGCAATCGGAACCTCCGAAGACACCGGAGCAACTGGCTGGCGAACTGCGCGCAAAACGGCTGCGGAAGCTACCGGTGCAAGTCATCGTCCGCCTTGCCGAAAAAAAGATCGATTTGAGGCAACTGCTCGCCCTATCGCCCGGCTCACTGATCATGTTCAACAAGAGCTGCGAAGACCTGCTCGACTTGTACGTTAACAACCAGCGCTACTGCCGGGGCGAGGCGGTCAAAATCGGCGAAAAGTTCGGCCTGAAGGTCGACGAAGTCGGAATCGTCGAAAAACGTCAGCAGAAAGTGCTGTAG
- a CDS encoding anthranilate synthase component II — protein sequence MLYILDNYDSFTYNLVQRFGEIDPAIELTVERNDQTSIEAIERLDPDRIVISPGPCTPAEAGLSKEIVSHFGPTIPILGVCLGHQCISEAFGGKVVRANRLMHGKTSQIHHDGTGVFAGLPNPFEATRYHSLIVPPDALPDEFEVNAWTRDDEFEREVMGFRHRAHPVHGVQFHPESFLTLSGYDLLRNFLKFGTTEPVAT from the coding sequence ATGCTCTATATCCTCGATAATTACGATTCGTTCACGTACAACCTCGTGCAGCGGTTCGGCGAGATCGACCCGGCCATTGAGCTGACCGTCGAGCGAAACGATCAAACGTCGATCGAGGCGATCGAACGCCTGGATCCCGATCGGATCGTCATATCGCCCGGCCCCTGCACGCCGGCGGAGGCAGGTCTCTCCAAAGAGATCGTGTCACACTTCGGTCCGACGATTCCGATCCTGGGCGTCTGTCTGGGGCACCAGTGCATCTCGGAAGCCTTCGGCGGCAAAGTCGTGCGGGCCAATCGTCTGATGCACGGGAAAACGTCGCAGATTCATCACGACGGGACGGGCGTATTCGCCGGGCTGCCCAATCCCTTCGAAGCAACTCGCTATCACAGCCTGATCGTGCCGCCCGATGCGTTGCCCGACGAATTCGAAGTCAACGCCTGGACCAGAGATGACGAATTCGAACGCGAAGTCATGGGCTTTCGACATCGAGCACACCCGGTCCACGGCGTGCAATTCCATCCGGAAAGTTTCCTGACGCTCTCGGGATACGACTTGCTGAGAAACTTTCTCAAATTCGGAACGACTGAGCCGGTTGCGACGTAG
- a CDS encoding CDP-alcohol phosphatidyltransferase family protein yields MFSFANAICGGVGVYLLCGPVSVHYGLSMAVLLGSVCAILASVFDGLDGAVARWLDQESEVGRRLDAGCDIVSFVVLPIVASVCVFMVAARLWRGWVDPFNWLFISALVLYLMSGVARLIRASVGRPQADQRYFIGLPVPAAANLVMVAALFIALRCDPVYVASVSVAHALPMVTDRGLILLLDATLLLTSAFMALPIRIPHPVRWLQDTQHAAQR; encoded by the coding sequence ATGTTCTCGTTCGCCAATGCAATTTGCGGCGGGGTTGGCGTTTATCTGCTCTGCGGGCCGGTCTCGGTTCACTACGGCCTGTCGATGGCCGTGCTGCTAGGTTCAGTCTGTGCGATTCTCGCTTCGGTCTTCGACGGGCTCGACGGTGCGGTTGCCCGCTGGCTCGATCAGGAGTCGGAAGTCGGGCGCCGTCTCGATGCCGGTTGCGATATCGTGTCGTTCGTCGTCCTGCCGATTGTCGCTTCAGTTTGCGTCTTCATGGTCGCCGCACGCCTGTGGCGTGGCTGGGTCGATCCCTTCAATTGGCTGTTTATTTCGGCCCTTGTCCTTTATTTGATGAGCGGCGTCGCCCGCTTGATTCGAGCGTCCGTCGGACGACCGCAAGCTGATCAGCGATATTTTATCGGGCTGCCGGTACCTGCAGCCGCTAACCTTGTCATGGTGGCGGCTCTGTTCATCGCACTGCGATGCGACCCGGTCTATGTCGCGTCGGTCTCGGTCGCTCACGCGCTGCCGATGGTGACGGATCGAGGGTTGATCCTCCTGCTCGATGCGACACTGTTGCTCACATCGGCGTTCATGGCATTGCCCATTCGCATCCCGCACCCGGTTCGCTGGCTTCAGGACACGCAACACGCGGCGCAGCGTTAG
- a CDS encoding riboflavin synthase, translating into MFTGLVEGLGVVRRLERGGEDLRLVVESPVSMGNDFSIGDSVAFNGCCLTLVEHHAMDSGGMSIVVEAGAETLQKTNLGDLEVGHAVNLERALKADARLGGHFVQGHIDGVGTIQKIERHGEWIDMTFKAAESLTQLMVEKGSIAVDGVSLTVVNVDADSFSVALIPHTLEETTLGDRKVGDAVNLETDVLGKYVQKLLAQRV; encoded by the coding sequence ATGTTCACAGGTTTAGTGGAAGGCCTGGGCGTCGTTCGCCGACTCGAACGGGGCGGGGAAGACCTTCGCCTCGTCGTCGAATCTCCCGTTTCGATGGGGAACGACTTTTCGATCGGGGACAGCGTCGCATTCAACGGCTGCTGCCTCACGCTTGTTGAACATCACGCAATGGACTCCGGCGGCATGTCGATCGTCGTCGAAGCGGGAGCGGAAACGCTCCAGAAGACGAACCTCGGCGATCTCGAAGTGGGGCATGCCGTTAATTTGGAGCGAGCCCTCAAAGCCGATGCCCGGCTCGGGGGGCATTTCGTCCAAGGACACATCGACGGCGTCGGCACGATTCAAAAGATTGAGCGTCACGGCGAGTGGATCGATATGACGTTCAAAGCAGCGGAATCTTTAACGCAACTTATGGTGGAGAAAGGCTCCATCGCCGTCGACGGAGTCAGCCTCACCGTCGTTAACGTCGACGCCGATTCCTTCAGCGTTGCTCTCATCCCTCACACTCTTGAAGAAACCACCCTCGGTGATCGCAAGGTCGGCGACGCGGTCAATCTGGAGACCGACGTGCTGGGTAAATACGTGCAGAAGCTGCTGGCGCAGCGAGTTTAA
- a CDS encoding four helix bundle protein: protein MLNFEKLKAWQDAIRFSRSIYSVTRTIPDDEKYGLTSQLRRASVSISANIAEGNGRRSKADYLRFVEIAYGSLMETVSHLAIAVGENYLAEHDHARLYRQAEELARMLSGLRSSLKG from the coding sequence ATGCTTAATTTCGAAAAACTGAAGGCTTGGCAGGACGCGATTCGATTCAGTCGGTCGATTTATTCCGTGACACGGACAATCCCCGACGATGAGAAGTACGGGTTGACCAGCCAACTTCGGCGTGCTTCCGTCTCCATTTCGGCGAACATTGCGGAAGGTAACGGTCGTCGTTCGAAAGCCGACTACCTTCGCTTTGTGGAGATTGCCTACGGCTCGTTGATGGAAACCGTCTCCCATTTGGCAATCGCCGTCGGCGAAAACTATTTGGCGGAACACGACCATGCTCGACTTTATCGTCAGGCGGAAGAGCTTGCCCGCATGCTAAGCGGCCTGAGATCCAGTCTCAAAGGGTAG
- the rsmA gene encoding 16S rRNA (adenine(1518)-N(6)/adenine(1519)-N(6))-dimethyltransferase RsmA produces the protein MSDPIRQTRTHLMALLKQHGLNPRSDLGQNFLTDVNIIDFVVAEAHLGPKDVVLEVGAGTGGMTAFMAQQAGAVVSVELDRHLHAIATGVIEPYDNVTLLQCDALKNKNNFQPIVLETLRNQLDAIEGSQLKLVANLPYAIATPVISNLTLTGLPWTRMVCTIQLELAQRMTASPQTGNYGSLAVWLQAQSFPSILKKLGPQVFWPRPKVHSAVICLTPAPERFGKIEDLLFFQDFLRRLFHHRRKLMRGVLKGMYRKQMPKERVDDLFEEFGFGVNQRAEELEPEVLVRVSNRLFGMMNEGTD, from the coding sequence GTGTCCGACCCAATTCGCCAAACTCGTACTCACCTGATGGCGCTGCTAAAGCAGCACGGGCTGAATCCGCGCTCGGACCTCGGGCAGAATTTTTTAACCGATGTGAACATCATCGATTTCGTGGTGGCGGAAGCTCATCTCGGCCCGAAGGACGTTGTCCTTGAAGTGGGCGCGGGGACCGGCGGAATGACGGCGTTTATGGCTCAGCAGGCGGGCGCGGTGGTGTCGGTCGAACTCGATCGTCACCTGCACGCGATCGCCACCGGTGTGATTGAGCCGTACGACAACGTGACGCTGCTGCAATGCGACGCATTAAAGAACAAGAACAATTTTCAACCGATTGTTCTGGAAACCCTTCGCAATCAATTGGATGCCATCGAAGGCTCGCAATTAAAACTGGTAGCGAATCTACCCTATGCAATCGCGACGCCGGTGATCAGTAACCTAACTTTGACCGGCCTGCCGTGGACGCGGATGGTCTGCACAATTCAATTGGAGTTGGCGCAGCGGATGACCGCGAGTCCACAAACGGGTAATTACGGTTCGCTCGCCGTCTGGCTGCAGGCGCAGTCGTTCCCGTCGATCTTAAAAAAGCTTGGCCCGCAGGTCTTCTGGCCCCGCCCGAAGGTTCACAGCGCAGTCATATGTCTTACGCCCGCCCCCGAGCGGTTTGGCAAAATTGAAGACCTGCTGTTCTTTCAAGACTTCCTGCGCCGGCTGTTTCATCACCGCCGCAAATTAATGCGCGGCGTTTTGAAAGGCATGTATCGCAAGCAGATGCCGAAAGAACGGGTCGACGACCTCTTCGAAGAATTCGGCTTTGGTGTGAATCAACGCGCTGAGGAGTTAGAGCCGGAAGTGCTGGTTCGAGTCTCTAACCGATTGTTTGGGATGATGAATGAGGGGACTGATTAA
- a CDS encoding phytanoyl-CoA dioxygenase family protein, whose protein sequence is MAERIAADGYFTLAGPMSSNDVSHWNDVIDAVMEEAVAGHHQTVRTQANTPYAVRDVFSLIPQLTELAAIPALFDLAAEVLGPETRCVRATIFEKPIDLPWGLPWHRDMTIGVRQRADVPGFTAWSVKSGIPHVRPPREVLDGMLALRLSLDANDDDNGALRVIRGSHRDFDVSADAPPESAIVTCATEAGGVVAMRPTIMHGSLEPREPRRRRIVHFEYADRDLPQPLEWRHDIRPSNSYDTDTPDPFPVTEPSDG, encoded by the coding sequence GTGGCCGAACGAATTGCCGCCGATGGCTACTTCACTTTGGCCGGACCGATGAGTTCGAATGACGTCTCTCATTGGAATGACGTCATCGATGCGGTGATGGAAGAAGCGGTAGCAGGTCACCATCAAACAGTCCGCACACAGGCAAACACTCCCTACGCGGTGCGGGATGTGTTCTCCTTAATCCCTCAGTTAACGGAATTGGCGGCGATACCGGCACTGTTCGACCTCGCCGCCGAAGTTCTCGGTCCCGAAACACGTTGTGTGCGGGCGACGATCTTTGAGAAGCCGATTGACCTACCGTGGGGGCTGCCATGGCATCGCGACATGACGATCGGCGTGCGGCAAAGAGCCGACGTGCCCGGATTTACGGCGTGGTCGGTGAAGTCAGGCATCCCGCATGTCCGTCCGCCACGTGAGGTTCTCGACGGCATGCTCGCGCTGCGGCTGTCTCTCGATGCGAACGATGACGACAACGGGGCGTTGCGAGTGATCCGCGGATCGCACCGGGACTTCGACGTGTCGGCAGACGCCCCGCCGGAATCGGCGATCGTTACCTGTGCGACGGAGGCGGGCGGGGTCGTCGCGATGCGGCCGACGATCATGCATGGTTCGCTGGAGCCGCGCGAGCCGCGACGCAGGCGGATCGTGCACTTCGAATACGCCGATCGCGATTTACCGCAGCCGCTTGAGTGGCGGCATGACATCCGTCCAAGCAACTCATACGATACTGATACACCGGACCCTTTTCCTGTAACGGAGCCGTCTGATGGCTGA
- a CDS encoding type II toxin-antitoxin system RelE/ParE family toxin has product MDASIPVAIDPVVYDEISKMFWWWSEHRSAEAAAQWYERIIAEIESIGFAPESYAIASEIDSANEGIRQKLFGLGSRPTHRVLFTATAEQVYVFSVRHVAQDRLKEL; this is encoded by the coding sequence ATGGATGCTTCCATTCCTGTCGCAATTGATCCTGTAGTGTACGACGAAATCAGCAAGATGTTCTGGTGGTGGTCCGAGCATCGATCGGCGGAAGCGGCAGCCCAGTGGTACGAGCGGATCATCGCAGAAATCGAGTCGATAGGTTTCGCCCCAGAGTCGTACGCGATCGCGTCCGAGATCGATTCTGCGAATGAAGGCATCCGGCAGAAGCTATTCGGTCTAGGGTCGCGACCGACTCATCGCGTGCTGTTTACCGCGACTGCGGAACAGGTCTACGTTTTCTCCGTCCGGCATGTGGCACAAGATCGGTTGAAGGAACTCTGA
- the guaB gene encoding IMP dehydrogenase: protein MQSRIAYQGITFDDVLLEPAYSEIMPSEVSVASRLSRHVPLNTPIVSSPMDTVTEAEMAIAMAQEGGIGMIHKNMPVEEQAGLVERVKRSENGVIVDPVTLPPSATVAEARKLMKDRNIGGVPITEGRKLRGILTSRDLRFLERQDIPVEQVMTKENLVTAPENTTLETAQRILLENKVEKLLLVDDRYELKGLITIKDIDKNLQFPSASKDARGRLRVGAAIGVGDFERAEALISAGVDVLTVDSAHGHSRNVVETVRGIKQRFDIDVIAGNVATTDGAADLVKAGADAVKVGIGPGSICTTRIISGVGVPQLSAIAAAARAVQDTDVPIIADGGIRYSGDIVKALAAGAHIVMLGGLLAGLDESPGEMILYQGRSFKRYRGMGSIGAMSKGSSERYRQSALDDEGRADARKLVPEGVEGRVPYKGHLNALLYQLVGGLRSGMGYLGVKSIDELRTEARFIQISAASVRENHPHDIAITQEAPNYSVEHSGMDSP from the coding sequence ATGCAAAGTCGCATCGCCTACCAAGGAATTACTTTCGACGACGTCCTGCTGGAGCCCGCCTACAGCGAAATCATGCCTTCGGAGGTCTCGGTCGCCTCCCGGCTGAGTCGGCACGTACCGCTCAATACGCCGATCGTCTCCAGCCCGATGGACACCGTCACCGAGGCGGAGATGGCGATCGCGATGGCTCAGGAGGGCGGCATCGGCATGATTCACAAGAACATGCCGGTCGAGGAGCAGGCGGGGCTGGTCGAACGGGTCAAGCGAAGCGAAAACGGCGTGATCGTCGATCCCGTCACGCTGCCGCCGTCGGCCACGGTCGCCGAGGCTCGAAAATTAATGAAAGATCGCAATATCGGCGGGGTGCCGATCACCGAAGGCCGCAAACTCCGCGGAATCCTCACAAGCCGTGATCTGAGGTTCCTCGAACGGCAGGATATTCCGGTTGAGCAGGTTATGACGAAGGAGAATCTCGTCACAGCTCCGGAGAATACGACGCTTGAAACGGCTCAACGCATTCTACTGGAAAATAAGGTCGAGAAGCTCCTGCTGGTTGACGATCGGTATGAACTGAAGGGCTTGATTACGATCAAGGACATCGACAAGAACCTTCAGTTTCCTTCGGCCAGCAAGGATGCGCGAGGGAGGCTGCGGGTCGGTGCGGCGATCGGTGTTGGCGACTTCGAGCGCGCCGAAGCACTGATTTCCGCCGGGGTCGACGTCCTGACCGTCGATAGCGCTCACGGACATTCACGAAACGTCGTCGAGACCGTTCGCGGCATCAAGCAGCGATTCGACATCGACGTGATCGCCGGCAACGTCGCCACCACCGACGGAGCGGCCGATCTCGTGAAAGCCGGGGCCGACGCGGTCAAGGTCGGTATCGGGCCCGGATCGATCTGCACCACTCGGATCATCTCCGGCGTCGGCGTTCCGCAACTTTCTGCGATCGCCGCGGCGGCCCGAGCGGTTCAGGACACGGACGTCCCCATAATTGCCGACGGAGGTATCAGATACAGCGGCGACATCGTCAAGGCCCTCGCCGCCGGGGCTCACATCGTTATGCTCGGCGGACTGCTCGCCGGACTCGATGAATCCCCCGGCGAAATGATTCTGTACCAGGGACGCTCCTTCAAGCGGTACCGCGGGATGGGATCGATCGGGGCCATGTCGAAAGGTAGTAGCGAACGCTATCGCCAATCGGCACTCGATGACGAAGGTCGTGCCGACGCACGCAAGCTCGTCCCGGAAGGGGTCGAGGGTCGCGTCCCCTACAAGGGCCACCTCAACGCGCTGCTTTATCAGCTCGTCGGGGGGCTTCGCAGCGGGATGGGTTACCTCGGCGTCAAATCGATCGACGAACTGCGAACGGAGGCTCGCTTTATCCAGATCTCCGCGGCTTCGGTTCGGGAGAACCATCCGCATGATATCGCGATCACTCAAGAAGCTCCAAATTACTCCGTCGAGCACTCGGGGATGGACTCTCCGTAG